The genomic segment GTATACAAAATAATAGCCTTATCCCTTCTCAGCTTCTTTCGTGAGGAAATGGAAGATGGAAGATATAACCGCATATAAACTTGAGTTTAAAACACCATTACATCTTGGTCAGGAAGGGATTGGATTAGAAAAGACTGATATGATAATCCATTCAGATACCCTCTTTTCAGCTCTTCTCTCTTGTTGGAACCTATTTTATGCTGATGACTTGGAAAAGGAAATAATTAATAATCCACCTTTTATCATCTCTTCTGCTTTCCCCTTTAGTAAAGATGACTATTTTCTTCCAAGACCTATGATAAGGATAACCCTGAACCAAGAGGTTCAATCTAAGCAGATAAAAAAGATTAGATTTATCTCAAAGGGGCTATTTGAAAGGATAATTATAGGTGAGGAGGTCTTGTTCACGGAAGAAAATACTCTACAAGGTGGTTTATTCTGGACAGAAACACAAGACACATCTCAAGGAATATTTAAAAAGCGGGAGGTTCCCCGGGTAAGTATTGACCGACGAACAAATACCTCGGATATATTCTATTTTAATGAGCTGGTATTTACACAAGGTTGTGGTTTATTCTTTTTGGTTAAGTTCTTATCTCCCCAGATAAGACAAAAATTTGAAACGGTGCTAAACCTCATGGGAGATGAAGGAATAGGTGGTGATAAGCATCTGGGAAAGGGTGTATTTGATGTATTAAAGGATGAGCCGTTCAAATTAAACACACCATCACAAGCTAATCACTTTCTTACCCTCTCTCTGTTTCATCCTACAGAAGATGAGATAAAAAAAGGACTTCTTAATAATTCAAGCTATGAACTCATCCTTCGTAGGGGTTGGCTTCACTCTAAAGGTGCAATGAGCCTTAAGAGAAAAAGCATACGAATGTTTCTTGAAGGTTCTGTATTTAAAGAATTTGGCCAAAAGGGTTATGGCAATATCCCAAATGTCCTGGAAAAAAATGAGGAACTAGGGACTAACCATAATGTCTATCGTTATGGAATAACCTTTAATATTCCTATCAAAGTGAGGGACAATTATGAATAAATATAATATCTCTGTTTTAAGCCCAATTCATATTGGAAATGGAAATAAATTAAGCACGATAGATTTTGTCTATGACAATAATACCCTTTGGATTATTGACATTGAAAAGGTTATACTCGATGTTCAAGTTTTTGGATAGGACTCAATATGATAGAAGTTTTTGGCACGAATTAGCTAAATAAAGAAAGGTCTTTTGCCGATAGTAGAAATAGTGTGAAGACACGAAATTTACTATTCGG from the bacterium genome contains:
- the csm4 gene encoding type III-A CRISPR-associated RAMP protein Csm4; translated protein: MEDITAYKLEFKTPLHLGQEGIGLEKTDMIIHSDTLFSALLSCWNLFYADDLEKEIINNPPFIISSAFPFSKDDYFLPRPMIRITLNQEVQSKQIKKIRFISKGLFERIIIGEEVLFTEENTLQGGLFWTETQDTSQGIFKKREVPRVSIDRRTNTSDIFYFNELVFTQGCGLFFLVKFLSPQIRQKFETVLNLMGDEGIGGDKHLGKGVFDVLKDEPFKLNTPSQANHFLTLSLFHPTEDEIKKGLLNNSSYELILRRGWLHSKGAMSLKRKSIRMFLEGSVFKEFGQKGYGNIPNVLEKNEELGTNHNVYRYGITFNIPIKVRDNYE